The genomic window CTGATTTTTGGTTCGCATTTTTTTTTGTTTATTACGTCATTCCCGCGCAGGCGGGAATCTTAAAGCTATAGCATTACGATCCAAAATTAATTTGAGATGATGTATCGCGTAATTATTTCGCAACCGCTTTACCAGAGTAAGTTGCCGCTAGCTTTAATGCATTGTAAGTATTAACAATGCCACCACTGATACAAAGATCAGAGAATGGGATAGAAACTTTTTCTGCGCCTGGTTCTTCGCCCTTAGCATACTCTACGTTATGGTTAACTTTAGTAACCGATTTAACAATGATTTCTTTTACCTGTGCTGCAGTTAATTTTGGATAATAAGAACGGATTAATCCTGCTAAGCCAGCTACAACAGGAGAGGCCATACTGGTTCCATCTAAATTTTTGTATTTAGAACCCGGTACAGTAGAATAAATCTGAACGCCTGGAGCAAAAACATCTACCTGAGTTTTGCCGAAGTTAGAGAAACTGGCTTTTAGTGTTTCATCATCTTTAGGGCCTGAAGCACCAACGGTAATCCACGATGCAATAGTCTTCTCATCTAAATCTTTATGGTTAGGGAAATTATTTTCTACATCGATATTTTTGTTTTCGTTACCTGCTGCCTGAACGATCAATACATCTTTAGATGCCGCATATTTCATAGCTTCGTTAACGATGGCTTTGTCCCAACTATAAGCCTTGCCAAAACTCATGTTGATTACTTTTGCACCGTTATCAACAGCGTAACGAATAGCATTGGCAACATCTTTATCCCTTTCATCACCATTTGGCGTACAACGAACACCCATAATGGCAACGTTATCCGCTACACCTAAAATACCAAGTTTGTTGGTTCTATCAGCCGCAATGATACCGGCTACGTGTGAGCCGTGCATGGCATCAGGACCTGCAACGTCGTTATTGCCATAAAATTTCTCCTTAACATTGTTTGGGTCATCGCCAACTATGGAACGTGGATCGTAATCAAGGTTTAAGTTGTAATTGACCTGGCGCGTATAGTAATCCAGTCCTTCTACAATCTGATCTTCGTAAAAATCTTTGAAGCTGCCTTTTTCTAATTGCTGGCTCAATACATTTTGAATCCTGCCCTCAGGCTCTGTAGAAGGCTTGAAGTTTTTAAAATCGTCCACCGTTGGGTTTTCCTTACCGATTTTCTTTACCACAGCATCTAAAGCTGTTTTAAAACCGGTAATACCTGCTAGATTTTCCCTGGCTTCTGCCAATTGTTTTTCTAAGTCGGCTCTTTCTGCTTTAAAAATTTCGAAATCCTTTTTATCTTTTTCCGCTACATTTGCATCTGTGGTATTGGCAAAACGTGCCTGATCGCGACGAACCAGGCGGGTTAATTCTAAGGTTTCGAAGTTTACAGATTCTTTAGGACCGCCAATAAAGTTCCAGCCATTTATATCGTCGATATAACCATTCTTATCATCGTCTTTGCCATTGCCAGCTATCTCTTTGGTGTTTACCCACATAATTCGTTTTAAGTCTTCATGCGTAGCTTCTACGCCGCCATCATTAACTGCTACGATAACTTTAACAGATTTTTTACCTTTTAAAAGTTCTTTATATGCTTTTTCGGTACTGATTCCGAATGTACTATCACTTTTTAGATCAAGATTTTGCCAATTTGCTTTTTGCGCATTGGCCAAAGTTGGTACCGCACTCACAAGCGCAACACTTAACAGTGCGCTAAAAATTCTACTCTTATTCATTTATGTATTTTTGTATTAAACGCCGAAAGTTAATTTTAATTTTTTTATTGGAAGAAATTGTATTAAAAATGATGTTTTTCACACATTTTGGTAA from Flavobacterium sp. W4I14 includes these protein-coding regions:
- a CDS encoding subtilisin family serine protease (product_source=COG1404; cath_funfam=3.40.50.200; cleavage_site_network=SignalP-noTM; cog=COG1404; pfam=PF00082; superfamily=52743) encodes the protein MNKSRIFSALLSVALVSAVPTLANAQKANWQNLDLKSDSTFGISTEKAYKELLKGKKSVKVIVAVNDGGVEATHEDLKRIMWVNTKEIAGNGKDDDKNGYIDDINGWNFIGGPKESVNFETLELTRLVRRDQARFANTTDANVAEKDKKDFEIFKAERADLEKQLAEARENLAGITGFKTALDAVVKKIGKENPTVDDFKNFKPSTEPEGRIQNVLSQQLEKGSFKDFYEDQIVEGLDYYTRQVNYNLNLDYDPRSIVGDDPNNVKEKFYGNNDVAGPDAMHGSHVAGIIAADRTNKLGILGVADNVAIMGVRCTPNGDERDKDVANAIRYAVDNGAKVINMSFGKAYSWDKAIVNEAMKYAASKDVLIVQAAGNENKNIDVENNFPNHKDLDEKTIASWITVGASGPKDDETLKASFSNFGKTQVDVFAPGVQIYSTVPGSKYKNLDGTSMASPVVAGLAGLIRSYYPKLTAAQVKEIIVKSVTKVNHNVEYAKGEEPGAEKVSIPFSDLCISGGIVNTYNALKLAATYSGKAVAK